A single genomic interval of Alteromonas sp. CI.11.F.A3 harbors:
- a CDS encoding zinc-dependent metalloprotease, with translation MIVVVSAFFATPVWAALPTISEFTEEMSAKDGLIPVYYDDETDKVYLSIPNDEQQFLFQSSLPYGVGSNDIGLDRGQLGRTRLITFERFGNKLMLKQLNTKYRAAHGSAAEKQSINEAFASSVLAGFVIVAKSDSANLIDYTPFLFSDIHGIGNRLSAKKQGSFKADKNRSGVYLPRTKGFEKNTELEALVTFAGSKPGNYVSDVTPDPENLSVHLHHSFVALPDDGYTPRAYHPYSGYWKFRYFDYSTAINEPTEQRFITRHRLAKVSPHAPISEAVEPIVYYLDPGIPEPVMSSLKEGASWWNQAFEAAGYKNAFQVKVLPENADPMDVRYNVINWVHRATRGWSYGSSVVDPRTGEIIKGHVTLGSLRVRQDYLIALGLTSPFSGDNASSPEQEVMALDRIKQLSAHEVGHTLGIAHNFAASENEMASVMDYPHPRITLKDGKVSLEGAYDKGIGAWDKHAIVYGYQEFGSTNEEAEGLAKQIVKTRNKGLAFKSDSDTRSSRHSSANGHMWENGADPLDAFDEISAVRRHALDQLGMDTLKPNASLSSLENALVPIYLLHRFQLEAVAKQVGGLIYEYERKGDYTTPQGQQDVAPQVQQRAMQQLITATTVPYLAIPEAVLALIPPTAYGDDVTREHFQGKMGLMLDPVSAAASASDFALSLLLHPERLNRLAWQSSRTKELIGVEGLVRQILNVHWYRAKHKRGGKGDLVATRLQLVALNAIMKAATNPALAPEAKMAMHSALLEFDEWLDDDSDRDADEVLHTYFDTYWKSGHWSGAFDVKPLPPGSPI, from the coding sequence ATGATTGTCGTCGTGTCCGCTTTTTTCGCGACACCGGTATGGGCAGCCTTACCTACTATCAGCGAATTCACCGAAGAGATGTCCGCCAAAGATGGGCTTATCCCCGTCTATTATGATGATGAAACTGACAAAGTGTATTTATCGATACCCAACGATGAGCAACAGTTTTTATTTCAAAGCAGCTTACCCTACGGTGTAGGCTCTAACGACATTGGCTTAGATAGAGGCCAGTTAGGACGCACTCGCTTAATTACCTTCGAACGCTTTGGCAATAAGCTTATGCTGAAGCAGTTAAATACCAAGTACCGCGCAGCCCATGGTAGCGCAGCTGAAAAACAGAGTATTAATGAGGCCTTTGCTAGTTCGGTATTAGCCGGCTTTGTCATAGTGGCAAAAAGTGATAGCGCTAATTTAATCGACTACACACCTTTTTTATTCAGCGATATTCATGGTATCGGCAACCGGTTGTCAGCTAAAAAACAAGGCAGCTTTAAAGCAGACAAAAACCGCAGCGGGGTGTATTTACCACGCACAAAGGGTTTTGAGAAAAACACCGAGCTTGAAGCCTTAGTCACATTCGCTGGCAGCAAGCCTGGTAACTATGTATCTGATGTCACGCCAGATCCTGAGAACCTTTCCGTACACCTTCATCATTCATTTGTTGCATTGCCTGACGATGGTTATACACCGCGTGCTTATCATCCCTACTCAGGGTACTGGAAATTCCGCTATTTTGATTACTCAACGGCAATTAACGAGCCTACTGAGCAGCGTTTTATCACCCGCCACCGTTTAGCCAAGGTATCACCACATGCACCTATAAGCGAAGCGGTTGAACCTATTGTGTATTACCTAGACCCAGGTATTCCAGAGCCGGTGATGTCTTCATTGAAAGAAGGCGCAAGCTGGTGGAACCAAGCTTTCGAAGCAGCAGGCTACAAAAATGCATTCCAGGTGAAAGTGTTGCCTGAAAATGCCGATCCTATGGATGTACGTTACAACGTGATAAATTGGGTGCATCGCGCTACCCGTGGCTGGTCTTATGGTTCATCTGTGGTCGACCCTCGCACCGGTGAAATTATAAAAGGCCATGTGACGCTGGGTTCACTGCGTGTCCGCCAAGATTATTTAATCGCACTAGGGCTTACCAGCCCATTTTCAGGTGACAATGCGAGTTCGCCAGAACAAGAAGTTATGGCGTTAGATCGCATTAAGCAGCTTTCGGCTCATGAAGTAGGCCATACCCTAGGTATAGCGCACAACTTTGCTGCCAGTGAAAACGAAATGGCTTCAGTGATGGATTATCCACACCCTCGAATTACTTTAAAAGATGGAAAAGTAAGCCTTGAAGGGGCTTATGATAAGGGCATAGGCGCATGGGACAAACACGCTATTGTTTATGGTTATCAAGAGTTTGGTTCAACCAATGAAGAAGCCGAAGGCTTGGCTAAGCAAATTGTTAAAACCCGTAATAAAGGGCTGGCGTTTAAATCAGATTCAGATACAAGAAGCTCTCGTCATAGTTCAGCTAACGGGCACATGTGGGAAAATGGCGCCGATCCGCTAGATGCTTTTGATGAAATCTCTGCGGTTAGACGTCATGCGCTTGATCAACTGGGAATGGATACCTTAAAGCCCAATGCTAGCTTATCTTCATTGGAGAATGCGTTAGTGCCCATTTATTTACTGCATCGTTTTCAACTAGAAGCGGTTGCAAAGCAAGTGGGCGGCTTAATATACGAATACGAGCGTAAGGGAGATTACACTACGCCTCAGGGCCAGCAAGACGTAGCGCCACAAGTACAGCAACGTGCCATGCAGCAGCTTATAACGGCTACTACCGTACCTTATTTAGCTATTCCTGAAGCCGTATTGGCACTTATACCACCCACTGCCTATGGTGACGATGTTACCCGCGAGCATTTTCAAGGAAAAATGGGGCTAATGCTCGACCCAGTATCTGCAGCTGCATCTGCCAGTGATTTTGCATTGTCTTTGTTATTGCATCCAGAACGTTTAAACCGCTTGGCGTGGCAAAGTAGCCGCACAAAAGAACTCATTGGTGTGGAAGGGCTTGTACGTCAAATATTGAACGTACATTGGTATCGTGCGAAACACAAACGCGGCGGTAAAGGGGATTTAGTTGCTACCCGCCTACAATTAGTTGCATTGAATGCCATCATGAAAGCCGCAACGAACCCAGCACTAGCGCCTGAAGCTAAAATGGCCATGCACAGTGCTTTGCTTGAGTTTGATGAATGGCTAGATGATGACAGTGACAGAGATGCTGACGAAGTATTGCACACGTATTTCGATACTTACTGGAAATCAGGGCACTGGTCTGGCGCGTTTGATGTGAAGCCATTACCTCCGGGGTCACCTATCTAA
- a CDS encoding SAM-dependent methyltransferase translates to MNIESKGSLVVVGTGITVSGQMTLITESLLKTADIVLSVVTESALVNLQMINSNVVCLRHLYEQGKSRALTYQKMTQRIVDEVKAGKKVVAAFYGHPGVFVNPSHEAIKQLKSEGYDAEMLPGISAEDCLVADLGLDPAHYGCQSYEATQFLLRQYTLDPHMMQIIWQIGSIADFTHNKNRASHPGLTQLRNELLKYFSPEHTIIVYEASTIPIAAPRIEYLELKDLAAVIPKPITTLVIPSKGLPDFDMKSMAELDLTPALFEQKLFG, encoded by the coding sequence ATGAACATAGAATCAAAAGGATCTTTGGTAGTAGTTGGTACAGGTATTACTGTATCTGGCCAAATGACCTTAATTACGGAAAGCCTACTTAAAACAGCCGATATCGTATTGAGCGTTGTAACAGAGTCAGCGCTTGTGAATCTGCAAATGATTAACTCGAATGTGGTGTGTTTACGCCACCTTTACGAGCAAGGCAAGTCTCGGGCACTCACCTACCAAAAAATGACCCAACGCATTGTTGATGAAGTCAAAGCAGGAAAAAAAGTGGTGGCGGCGTTTTATGGTCACCCTGGGGTATTTGTCAATCCCTCACATGAGGCCATTAAACAATTAAAAAGCGAAGGGTATGACGCCGAAATGCTGCCTGGGATTTCTGCCGAAGACTGCTTAGTAGCAGATTTAGGGCTAGACCCCGCACATTATGGATGCCAGTCTTATGAGGCAACTCAGTTTCTGCTAAGGCAATATACCTTAGATCCTCATATGATGCAGATTATCTGGCAGATTGGCAGTATTGCCGATTTCACGCATAACAAAAATCGTGCATCGCACCCGGGCTTAACGCAGCTAAGAAACGAATTGTTAAAGTACTTTTCTCCTGAGCACACCATTATTGTTTATGAAGCCTCTACTATCCCCATTGCCGCACCTCGAATAGAATATCTTGAACTTAAAGATTTGGCCGCTGTAATACCAAAACCTATTACTACGTTGGTTATCCCCTCTAAAGGGTTACCAGATTTTGATATGAAATCGATGGCAGAACTAGATTTAACCCCTGCCCTTTTTGAACAAAAGCTATTTGGCTAA
- a CDS encoding saccharopine dehydrogenase family protein — MSDQREFDVVIFGATGFTGKLVAEYFQRQYGSDSSVKWAVAGRNEAKLADVKAELGISDAVVSIVADGDDDAALDVLTKRTSVVLTTVGPYQIYGEKLLSACVDNGTGYTDLCGEPAWMHQMINKYEAKAKETGANIVFSCGFDSVPFDLGVHFLQEHAKKQTGAAIEYVKGRVRKMQGTFSGGTAASLKATMVAAHKDKSIMSALINPFSLADANQSHPQPDGTKPYYDESLGSWAAPFIMAAINTKNVHRSNYLANFAYGKAFQYDEMMLTGPGEKGEAMANHVAQDKSLGGEGGPKPGEGPSKEERENGFYDVMFIGEATNGETLAVSVTGDKDPGYGSTSKMISESALCLCKDVSLSGGFFTPASALGDKLISRLTEKAGLTFNVEK, encoded by the coding sequence ATGAGCGATCAACGGGAATTTGATGTTGTAATTTTTGGTGCCACAGGCTTCACAGGTAAATTGGTAGCTGAGTATTTTCAACGCCAATATGGCAGCGACAGTAGCGTAAAATGGGCTGTTGCCGGTCGCAACGAAGCTAAGCTTGCCGATGTTAAAGCCGAATTGGGCATTAGCGATGCGGTAGTAAGTATTGTTGCAGATGGTGATGACGACGCAGCACTAGATGTGCTGACTAAGCGTACTTCAGTCGTACTGACCACTGTAGGGCCTTATCAAATTTACGGTGAGAAACTACTTTCAGCCTGCGTTGACAACGGCACTGGCTACACCGATTTATGTGGTGAGCCTGCGTGGATGCACCAGATGATCAACAAGTACGAAGCCAAAGCAAAAGAGACTGGTGCTAATATTGTGTTCTCGTGTGGTTTCGACTCTGTACCTTTCGATTTGGGCGTTCACTTTTTACAAGAACACGCTAAAAAGCAAACTGGTGCAGCGATTGAATATGTTAAAGGCCGTGTAAGAAAAATGCAGGGTACGTTTTCTGGAGGTACAGCAGCCAGCTTAAAAGCGACTATGGTAGCGGCACATAAAGACAAATCAATCATGTCTGCACTTATTAACCCGTTCTCACTTGCCGATGCTAACCAAAGTCACCCACAACCCGATGGCACCAAGCCATACTACGACGAGTCTTTAGGTTCGTGGGCTGCGCCTTTTATTATGGCAGCTATTAATACTAAGAACGTACACCGTTCTAACTACTTGGCGAACTTCGCCTACGGTAAAGCCTTCCAGTATGATGAAATGATGCTTACTGGCCCGGGCGAGAAAGGCGAAGCGATGGCGAACCACGTTGCCCAAGACAAGTCATTAGGTGGTGAGGGTGGCCCTAAGCCGGGTGAAGGCCCAAGTAAAGAAGAACGTGAAAATGGGTTTTACGATGTTATGTTTATTGGTGAGGCAACTAATGGCGAGACCCTGGCGGTATCGGTAACCGGTGATAAAGACCCAGGTTATGGCTCAACCAGTAAAATGATTTCAGAATCTGCCCTTTGCCTTTGTAAAGATGTGTCACTTTCTGGCGGATTCTTTACACCTGCATCTGCGTTGGGCGATAAATTAATTTCTCGTCTCACTGAAAAAGCAGGGCTTACGTTTAACGTCGAGAAATAA
- a CDS encoding response regulator, producing the protein MRLLRLLWVVLLALPSFPVFPQDATVDIDKVLQTADKNVFVNPTLAKKLLTQAERYLADKDLPAYEAHLLNLKSHSYILEGNYQLAYEKATQAKKLATEAGNQMQLAEALRRQGIITYFFDLYGESLELLLNSLSIHQSLDTTYIQNTLQAIGNLYAKSNQWADNLINTGEQLVAESIKRGNAYYEEQGYGFIVSGLLAKGEIKQAKSLIDQVNTDPDKFAPILNFYLAKTLLQLGNHEEALAVTEDIIKYAVTGKHRQRELAGLALRSEVLLKLERIDEATQTVLKFLSIAQDLDITEYQYEGLKIQANIALLQGQYRDAYQFLLQHSELKQQVFDTRQSEQLAFNRARLETDQKIQKITELELSQQLSEQNSTFQVYIIVTICCVAVLLFFMFVITLKQKRELRELALNLQKATDAKSEFLARMSHEIRTPVNAIVGLTKLTQKSVVNEEQKTNLTQIEQSSQTLLGVINDVLDFSKIEAGKLDIESEAFELDKLVEQVIRLHGLNAREKRIELLQYVARDVPLQVSGDALRIEQVLNNLLSNAIKFTDEGMVFVSVNKKYSEHGVLLEFSVKDTGIGLSTNQIESLFDAFTQADESITRKYGGTGLGLSICKHLVSLMGGEIWVESKLGQGATFFFTVLVEKHNQMPQPGSLGNLTLSDLKVLVVDDVMLSRQAIAEALLRININPDLATGGKEALMYLRTAMASNAPYDLIIIDWKMADIDGIELASIINQEFSQGKPNIAMLSAYDIESLKTLGRPVGVEYYLQKPVNSSSLQNCLLKMSTKGKPQMATLESDANVPPDFSEKNILLVEDDAINRKVAKLFLADTKAKVSVAENGLIALQMLEQENVFDLVLMDMQMPVMDGLTAAQKIREELKLDVPIVAMTAHAMQTEIEKSFAVGMNAHIVKPVKPEYLYQVLNEQFVKEA; encoded by the coding sequence ATGAGATTGTTGCGCCTTTTGTGGGTAGTGCTTTTAGCACTGCCCAGCTTTCCTGTGTTTCCTCAAGACGCAACGGTTGATATTGATAAGGTATTACAAACTGCCGATAAGAATGTATTCGTTAACCCCACCCTCGCAAAGAAGCTTCTTACCCAAGCCGAGAGGTATTTAGCAGACAAAGACCTTCCAGCCTATGAAGCTCACTTGCTTAATCTAAAAAGTCATTCGTACATTCTGGAGGGTAACTATCAACTTGCCTACGAAAAGGCAACACAGGCAAAGAAGCTAGCCACAGAAGCTGGTAACCAGATGCAACTTGCCGAAGCGTTAAGACGACAAGGAATAATAACTTATTTCTTTGATTTATACGGTGAATCATTAGAATTACTACTTAATAGCCTGAGTATCCATCAGTCGTTAGACACCACCTACATACAGAATACGCTGCAAGCCATAGGAAATTTGTATGCGAAATCGAATCAATGGGCAGATAACCTAATAAATACAGGTGAACAACTGGTTGCTGAATCAATTAAACGCGGCAACGCCTATTATGAAGAGCAAGGGTACGGTTTTATTGTATCGGGCCTGTTGGCTAAGGGAGAAATAAAACAAGCGAAATCATTGATTGACCAAGTAAATACTGATCCCGATAAATTTGCTCCCATCTTAAATTTCTATCTGGCAAAAACCCTCCTTCAATTAGGTAACCATGAAGAAGCGCTTGCGGTTACTGAAGATATTATAAAGTATGCAGTTACTGGAAAACACCGCCAACGAGAGCTTGCGGGGCTTGCGTTGCGGTCAGAGGTTTTACTCAAGTTAGAACGTATTGATGAAGCCACCCAAACGGTGTTGAAGTTCTTATCAATTGCACAAGATTTAGATATTACTGAATATCAGTATGAAGGCTTAAAGATACAAGCCAATATTGCGCTACTTCAAGGCCAATATCGTGATGCTTACCAATTTCTTTTACAACATTCAGAATTAAAGCAGCAGGTTTTTGATACGCGTCAATCAGAGCAATTAGCGTTTAATAGAGCACGTTTGGAAACCGATCAAAAGATACAAAAAATTACTGAATTAGAACTTAGTCAGCAACTGTCAGAACAAAATAGTACGTTTCAAGTGTACATCATTGTTACTATTTGCTGCGTAGCTGTTCTTTTATTCTTTATGTTTGTTATCACACTTAAACAGAAGCGAGAATTGCGAGAGCTTGCGTTAAATCTACAAAAAGCCACCGACGCGAAGTCAGAATTTTTGGCCCGTATGAGCCACGAAATTAGAACGCCCGTGAACGCGATAGTGGGGCTTACCAAGCTGACACAAAAATCTGTCGTTAATGAAGAACAGAAAACCAACTTAACCCAAATTGAACAGTCGTCTCAAACCCTGCTAGGGGTAATAAACGATGTGCTAGATTTTTCAAAAATTGAAGCGGGTAAACTTGATATTGAATCTGAGGCATTTGAACTCGACAAACTGGTTGAGCAAGTCATTCGGTTGCACGGGTTAAATGCCAGAGAGAAACGTATTGAATTATTACAGTACGTGGCAAGAGATGTTCCCTTGCAAGTCTCTGGTGACGCTCTGCGTATTGAGCAAGTGCTGAATAACCTGCTAAGCAATGCGATTAAATTTACCGACGAAGGCATGGTGTTCGTATCGGTTAATAAAAAATACTCTGAACACGGTGTTTTACTTGAGTTTTCAGTAAAAGATACAGGCATTGGCCTATCAACAAATCAAATAGAATCGCTGTTCGATGCCTTTACGCAAGCTGACGAATCGATTACCCGTAAATATGGTGGAACGGGGTTAGGTTTATCAATTTGTAAGCACCTTGTCTCGCTAATGGGCGGGGAAATATGGGTAGAGAGCAAGCTGGGTCAAGGCGCTACTTTCTTCTTTACGGTGTTGGTTGAAAAGCATAATCAAATGCCACAGCCCGGTAGCTTAGGAAACTTAACCTTATCCGATTTAAAAGTGTTGGTGGTTGACGATGTTATGCTTTCAAGACAGGCAATAGCGGAAGCCTTGTTGCGTATTAATATAAACCCAGACTTGGCCACTGGTGGTAAAGAAGCGTTAATGTATCTGCGCACCGCTATGGCAAGCAACGCACCGTATGATTTAATTATTATTGATTGGAAAATGGCGGATATTGATGGCATCGAATTAGCATCAATTATTAACCAAGAGTTCAGCCAAGGTAAGCCGAACATAGCGATGCTGTCAGCTTATGATATCGAGTCACTTAAGACCCTTGGCCGCCCGGTGGGTGTGGAATATTATTTGCAAAAACCCGTTAATAGCAGCTCATTGCAGAATTGCTTATTGAAAATGTCTACCAAGGGTAAACCTCAAATGGCGACATTAGAAAGCGATGCCAATGTGCCACCCGATTTTTCTGAGAAAAACATCCTGCTTGTAGAAGATGATGCGATTAACCGTAAAGTTGCTAAGCTATTTTTAGCCGATACAAAGGCAAAAGTCAGTGTTGCAGAGAATGGCTTAATTGCTTTGCAAATGTTGGAGCAAGAGAACGTCTTCGATCTTGTTCTAATGGATATGCAGATGCCAGTAATGGACGGGTTAACTGCAGCTCAAAAAATTCGAGAAGAATTAAAATTAGACGTTCCAATTGTGGCGATGACAGCTCACGCCATGCAAACAGAGATAGAAAAAAGCTTCGCCGTGGGTATGAATGCACACATTGTAAAACCCGTTAAGCCAGAATATTTGTATCAGGTATTAAATGAGCAGTTTGTAAAAGAGGCTTAA
- a CDS encoding aminotransferase class I/II-fold pyridoxal phosphate-dependent enzyme: protein MLKYATRATTLSPFLAMAYGEKATALSNQGHDVIRLNLGEPDFGAPTPVVEAMKQSLSQADYPYTSALGLPELRSAIAQFYKTQHNVDIPASRIVVTAGASAALLLVSAALVENGDKVILGDPSYPCNRRFLNTFGGEVTLVPTSSEQQFQLTHNDVTHHWDSKTKGVLIASPANPTGTAIAKNELYSIGETCKQNDGFLIVDEIYLNLDLREGSPSTAEQPTPLNTVLANESLHNNTIVINSFSKYFGMTGWRLGWCVVPEGMTQVMERLAQNLFICPSTLAQQAALACFTPESLAQCEQKKALLRTRATFVMQAIADMGLSIDATPDGAFYAYINIEPTGLTAIEFCDRLLEEEYVALTPGDDFGEHNATRYVRLSFATEISRLKEGLARIKRFVETYTG, encoded by the coding sequence ATGTTGAAGTACGCTACACGAGCCACCACCCTATCTCCTTTTTTAGCCATGGCCTATGGTGAAAAAGCCACTGCGCTTAGCAATCAAGGGCACGATGTTATACGGTTAAATTTGGGTGAGCCCGATTTTGGCGCGCCCACACCGGTTGTTGAAGCCATGAAGCAGTCGCTGTCTCAGGCTGATTACCCGTATACTTCAGCGCTAGGCTTGCCTGAACTTCGCAGCGCCATAGCCCAGTTCTATAAAACACAGCACAACGTTGATATTCCGGCTTCGCGCATTGTGGTTACCGCTGGCGCATCTGCGGCTTTGTTATTAGTGAGTGCAGCGTTAGTTGAAAACGGCGATAAGGTGATACTTGGCGATCCCTCATACCCCTGTAACCGTCGATTTTTAAACACCTTTGGCGGCGAAGTTACATTAGTGCCTACTTCAAGCGAACAACAATTTCAGTTAACGCATAACGATGTAACGCACCACTGGGATAGTAAAACCAAAGGCGTCCTCATCGCCAGCCCCGCTAACCCAACCGGCACCGCTATTGCTAAAAATGAATTATATAGTATTGGTGAAACCTGTAAGCAAAACGATGGTTTTCTTATTGTTGATGAAATTTACCTAAACTTAGATTTACGTGAAGGCTCGCCTTCTACTGCAGAACAACCTACCCCACTAAACACAGTGTTGGCGAATGAGAGCCTTCATAACAATACCATTGTAATTAATAGCTTTTCCAAATACTTCGGTATGACGGGATGGCGTTTAGGTTGGTGTGTGGTACCCGAAGGCATGACACAAGTTATGGAGCGATTAGCGCAAAATTTATTTATTTGCCCTTCTACCCTTGCTCAGCAAGCGGCGCTCGCCTGCTTTACACCAGAATCACTGGCCCAATGTGAACAGAAGAAAGCACTATTGCGCACCCGCGCTACGTTTGTGATGCAAGCCATTGCAGACATGGGCTTGAGTATTGATGCCACACCAGACGGCGCGTTTTATGCGTATATCAATATTGAACCCACTGGCCTTACCGCCATTGAATTCTGTGACCGTTTATTGGAAGAAGAATATGTGGCATTAACACCCGGTGATGACTTTGGTGAACACAATGCCACCCGTTATGTGAGGTTATCGTTTGCCACAGAGATAAGCCGGTTAAAAGAAGGCTTAGCCCGGATAAAACGATTTGTTGAAACATATACTGGCTAG
- a CDS encoding Rho termination factor N-terminal domain-containing protein: MANQHAAQIKNDDTYEALRDKGYSKEKSARIANAQANDAQSPSKKGGESKKYEERTKQELYDKAKEVGISGRSTMSKGELIDALRHH; encoded by the coding sequence ATGGCCAACCAACACGCTGCACAGATTAAAAACGACGACACGTATGAAGCACTTCGGGATAAAGGCTACAGCAAAGAAAAATCAGCCAGAATTGCCAATGCGCAAGCCAACGATGCGCAGTCGCCCTCGAAAAAAGGTGGTGAAAGTAAAAAGTATGAAGAACGTACGAAGCAAGAACTGTACGACAAAGCAAAAGAAGTCGGTATTTCGGGTCGCTCAACCATGAGCAAAGGTGAGCTAATTGACGCATTACGACACCATTAA
- a CDS encoding pyridoxal phosphate-dependent aminotransferase, producing the protein MKQELKNNPSVNSSRRKWLKSVGLGAGAVALTACVDSSVKELSAAGMKTDHFPTATPNVSDGLVRLSSNENAFGPSAKAVDAMQGELFNLARYSDATVDVLKSKIAAQEGVSEDQIIVTNGSSPILFGYADWITKNGNKLVTSMATYEGVPRGAEFMGADVTYVPLDADMNFDLDAIEAAVTEDTTAVYICNPNNPTGTVVDAAKLTAFAKRVSKKAQVFIDEAYIEMSDAYPANVQSKLVAEGHDVVICRTFSKIHAMAGQRLGYAILPAEQAKKMGGMLRMGGVNYLALVAGMASMEDHANLNTMRTRVKVEREKLTAAAESLGQAYAKNPQGNFIYMDTGMPHDEFAKLMKAQGIKVVGRTWPGYDTWSRISVGIPEETDACVKALKTVLA; encoded by the coding sequence GGCGCAGTTGCGCTAACAGCATGTGTAGACTCTAGCGTTAAAGAACTTAGCGCAGCAGGTATGAAAACGGATCATTTTCCTACTGCTACCCCTAATGTGAGTGACGGCCTTGTTCGTTTATCGTCTAATGAAAACGCCTTTGGCCCTTCAGCTAAAGCCGTAGATGCCATGCAAGGTGAATTATTCAACTTAGCACGCTACTCAGATGCTACGGTGGATGTGCTTAAAAGCAAAATTGCTGCACAAGAAGGGGTATCTGAAGATCAAATTATTGTTACCAATGGATCTTCTCCAATCTTATTTGGTTACGCCGATTGGATTACAAAAAACGGTAATAAACTGGTAACTTCAATGGCTACTTACGAGGGTGTACCTCGTGGCGCTGAATTCATGGGCGCTGATGTAACTTATGTTCCGCTAGATGCAGATATGAATTTCGATTTAGACGCGATTGAAGCTGCTGTCACTGAAGACACTACTGCCGTGTATATCTGTAACCCTAATAACCCAACGGGCACAGTGGTAGATGCTGCTAAGCTTACCGCGTTTGCAAAGCGCGTGTCTAAAAAGGCGCAGGTATTTATCGATGAAGCTTACATCGAAATGTCAGACGCTTATCCTGCTAACGTACAATCAAAGTTAGTGGCAGAAGGGCATGATGTCGTTATCTGCCGTACTTTCTCTAAAATTCACGCCATGGCAGGTCAGCGTTTAGGTTATGCCATTTTACCAGCGGAACAAGCTAAGAAGATGGGTGGCATGTTGCGCATGGGTGGTGTGAACTACTTAGCATTAGTTGCGGGTATGGCCAGCATGGAAGATCATGCAAACCTAAATACCATGCGCACGCGGGTAAAGGTTGAGCGTGAGAAGCTAACAGCCGCAGCTGAATCACTTGGGCAGGCTTATGCGAAAAACCCGCAAGGCAACTTCATCTACATGGATACCGGTATGCCACATGACGAGTTTGCAAAGTTAATGAAAGCGCAAGGTATTAAAGTGGTTGGCCGCACATGGCCTGGCTACGACACATGGTCGCGAATTAGTGTAGGTATTCCTGAAGAAACTGACGCGTGCGTAAAAGCATTAAAAACAGTGTTAGCATAA